The DNA window ATCAACTCTGTGCTGCTCTCGAGCTCCGCAATGGTCCACCATCGTGTCTCCACAATGTTCTCTTGTCGGTGGACTTCTGGCACTTCTTTGGCAAATTCTTGAGGTTGAAATCGGAGTAGAAAATATTGCTCTTGCTGCCGGAGAGTGCACTCACCCCACAGAAAGTCGGCCATCGCCTCCCACAAAGGCTCAAGCTCAACCTGCTTCACACCAAGCTCTTCGGCAGCTTCACGCTGGGCGGCCTGCTCGAAGCTTTCGCCGTGTTCCAATCCGCCTCCCGGTGTTGCCCAAAACCACTCACCGCTCGGTGGAGCGTAGCGGAAAAGGAGAATGCGCCTGTCGAAATCGACCGCAACAAGTCTTGCTGCTCGACGAAATTCAGGTTCCACGGCTATCTATCTTGGGTAACAATGTCGTTGACTCACCAGTTTGACGGGTTGTCTGAAAGCGGAGTAGTCTTTCGGGCAACGGGCCGAATACGATCTTTGACAATTCAAACTAAGAGGAGAGTTTTATCATGAATGACAATCTTATTGCTTGTACGTTGACTGTTGCATTTTACTCCGGGACTCACTCGCCGCAGATCGGAGTAACCGAAGACGGTGTGTTCAAAACCTATCAACACTTCCTTGAGAAACTGAGAGAGAATCAGACCGATGAATAGAAGGTCTTAATCGGACGCGCGTTTTTAGTAGTCTTCTTTCGACTCGTTCGTATCGGCCCGTCGCCTTGCAGATCAATCACTCAGTAGCCACTTAAGGATTAAGACTAGCCACAGCGTTACGATCACCGTAACAGCTGCTACGTCTCCCTTAGACCAAGATTTTATGTCTCTTAGGGCTTTCCAGTCTATCCTTCTGTCTTCATCATACATTACTCTCTCCCCCTTGGCGTGCTTCTTCGCCGTCTTCTTCGTCCGCTGATACTCAGCTTCCCCTTGTCAATTTCCTCTTTGGGAGATTGATAACCTTCTTGACGAACCTCTCCAAGCGGTTAAAAGAATTGCCCGGCTCCTGGAAAGATTGTTTCTTCATCATTGTCGCTCGCGCTTGAGAACCTTTTCTATTGTACCGTAGACGTTCCCTTCGAGCCCATGTGGCGAAT is part of the Acidobacteriota bacterium genome and encodes:
- a CDS encoding NUDIX domain-containing protein; this encodes MEPEFRRAARLVAVDFDRRILLFRYAPPSGEWFWATPGGGLEHGESFEQAAQREAAEELGVKQVELEPLWEAMADFLWGECTLRQQEQYFLLRFQPQEFAKEVPEVHRQENIVETRWWTIAELESSTELIFPEGLAKNLRNTLGRNGLW